A region of Corvus cornix cornix isolate S_Up_H32 chromosome 3, ASM73873v5, whole genome shotgun sequence DNA encodes the following proteins:
- the CEP57L1 gene encoding centrosomal protein CEP57L1 isoform X3 — protein sequence MSTPAAARQEAMDFESKNSFIGSFLQPPDQMLPAAFVYTESKKLAAAAGDRPSLPNNQAVVAALKTLQEKIHRLELEKSQAEDNLCSLSRAAAQYKKVLEQGSYEKNTAHQELMQQRKDASVQLSAAQSRCSLLEKQLDYMRKMVCTAELEKKMILQQQLQNGFDINRILMSSVTSQCEPEKENGKNKKPRKRNPTMKKIQLSQLHVKAGELPFVAGKSVSSSHSVSANVQSVLHIMKHRNPCISSRRQGGATSGVSGHSALSKSSCFTSPTVTRSFSDLLLALEDKLGQMSSEHQELLKQIQETQDFQAREDLKQELDCLVKQMESKRKQISKLKKHQATVQKLKRKTEKLKQGATHVKLKGGEQKETKEVAVTVKESMSKPCPGQKSRSSLQLLKAVRKLQLSLKKDDII from the exons ATGAgcactccagctgcagcaaggcaAGAG GCTATGGATTTTGAATCAAAGAACAGTTTCATAGGAAGCTTTCTTCAGCCACCAGATCAGATGCTTCCTGCAGCCTTTGTTTATACAGAATCAAAGAagttggcagctgctgctggtgacagGCCTTCTCTCCCAAATAACCAAG CTGTAGTGGCAGCCCTGAAAACTCTGCAAGAAAAAATCCACCGTCTAGAGCTGGAGAAGTCACAGGCTGAAGATAACCTGTGCAGcctctccagagcagctgctcagtACAAGAAGGTCTTAGAGCAGGGATCCTACGAGAAGAACACAGCCCATCAAGAGCTGATGCAACAGAGGAAAG ATGCAAGTGTGCAGTTAAGTGCAGCACAATCCCGCTGCTCCCTGCTGGAGAAACAGCTGGATTACATGAGAAAAATGGTTTGTACTgcagaactggaaaagaaaatgattttaCAACAACAG CTTCAAAATGGATTTGATATAAACAGAATTTTGATGTCTTCAGTAACATCTCAATGTGaacctgaaaaggaaaatgggaagaacaaaaaaccTAGGAAG AGAAATCCTACAATGaagaaaattcagctttcaCAATTACATGTAAAGGCTGGTGAACTACCTTTTGTGGCTGGGAAG TCTGTCAGCTCCAGCCATTCTGTCAGTGCAAATGTACAAAGTGTGTTGCATATTATGAAGCATCGCAATCCATGTATCTCGTCACGAAGACAAGGAGGAGCTACGTCTGGGGTTTCAGGACACAGTGCACTTTCAAAATCCTCTTGTTTCACATCACCCACTGTCACCAGGAGCTTTTCAGACCTTCTGTTGGCCTTAGAAGACAAGCTGGGCCAAATGAGCTC TGAGCATCAAGAACTTCTGAAGCAGATACAGGAGACTCAAGACTTCCAAGCTCGTGAAGACCTGAAACAGGAGCTGGATTGCCTTGTAAAACAAATggagagcaaaagaaaacaaatatccAAGCTGAAAAAGCATCAGGCTACT gtgcagaaattaaagagaaaaactgagaaattgAAGCAAGGGGCAACTCACGTCAAACTAAAGGGTGgtgaacaaaaggaaacaaaggaggTTGCAGTCACTGTAAAAGAAAGTATGTCTAAACCTTGTCCTgggcagaaaagcagaagctcTCTTCAGCTGCTAAAAGCTGTGAGGAAACTTCAGTTATCTCTGAAAAAAGATGATATCATCTGA
- the CEP57L1 gene encoding centrosomal protein CEP57L1 isoform X4 — protein sequence MSTPAAARQEAMDFESKNSFIGSFLQPPDQMLPAAFVYTESKKLAAAAGDRPSLPNNQAVVAALKTLQEKIHRLELEKSQAEDNLCSLSRAAAQYKKVLEQGSYEKNTAHQELMQQRKDASVQLSAAQSRCSLLEKQLDYMRKMVCTAELEKKMILQQQLQKEEDQNRLELHAKLEKLEVLEKECLKLTATQRIAEDKIKHLEEKLCKEEHQHKLIQDKTAQLQNGFDINRILMSSVTSQCEPEKENGKNKKPRKRNPTMKKIQLSQLHVKAGELPFVAGKSVSSSHSVSANVQSVLHIMKHRNPCISSRRQGGATSGVSGHSALSKSSCFTSPTVTRSFSDLLLALEDKLGQMSSVPAGSLC from the exons ATGAgcactccagctgcagcaaggcaAGAG GCTATGGATTTTGAATCAAAGAACAGTTTCATAGGAAGCTTTCTTCAGCCACCAGATCAGATGCTTCCTGCAGCCTTTGTTTATACAGAATCAAAGAagttggcagctgctgctggtgacagGCCTTCTCTCCCAAATAACCAAG CTGTAGTGGCAGCCCTGAAAACTCTGCAAGAAAAAATCCACCGTCTAGAGCTGGAGAAGTCACAGGCTGAAGATAACCTGTGCAGcctctccagagcagctgctcagtACAAGAAGGTCTTAGAGCAGGGATCCTACGAGAAGAACACAGCCCATCAAGAGCTGATGCAACAGAGGAAAG ATGCAAGTGTGCAGTTAAGTGCAGCACAATCCCGCTGCTCCCTGCTGGAGAAACAGCTGGATTACATGAGAAAAATGGTTTGTACTgcagaactggaaaagaaaatgattttaCAACAACAG CTTCAGAAAGAGGAAGATCAGAACCGGTTGGAACTGCATGCAAAACTTGAAAAGCTTGAAGTGCTAGAAAAAGAATGTCTTAAACTTACTGCTACTCAGAGAATTGCCGAA GACAAGATCAAACACTTAGAAGAAAAGCTTTGTAAAGAAGAGCATCAGCATAAGCTAATACAAGATAAAACTGCTCAG CTTCAAAATGGATTTGATATAAACAGAATTTTGATGTCTTCAGTAACATCTCAATGTGaacctgaaaaggaaaatgggaagaacaaaaaaccTAGGAAG AGAAATCCTACAATGaagaaaattcagctttcaCAATTACATGTAAAGGCTGGTGAACTACCTTTTGTGGCTGGGAAG TCTGTCAGCTCCAGCCATTCTGTCAGTGCAAATGTACAAAGTGTGTTGCATATTATGAAGCATCGCAATCCATGTATCTCGTCACGAAGACAAGGAGGAGCTACGTCTGGGGTTTCAGGACACAGTGCACTTTCAAAATCCTCTTGTTTCACATCACCCACTGTCACCAGGAGCTTTTCAGACCTTCTGTTGGCCTTAGAAGACAAGCTGGGCCAAATGAGCTC TGTACCTGCTGGGTCTTTGTGCTGA
- the CEP57L1 gene encoding centrosomal protein CEP57L1 isoform X2 has product MSTPAAARQEAMDFESKNSFIGSFLQPPDQMLPAAFVYTESKKLAAAAGDRPSLPNNQAVVAALKTLQEKIHRLELEKSQAEDNLCSLSRAAAQYKKVLEQGSYEKNTAHQELMQQRKDASVQLSAAQSRCSLLEKQLDYMRKMVCTAELEKKMILQQQLQKEEDQNRLELHAKLEKLEVLEKECLKLTATQRIAELQNGFDINRILMSSVTSQCEPEKENGKNKKPRKRNPTMKKIQLSQLHVKAGELPFVAGKSVSSSHSVSANVQSVLHIMKHRNPCISSRRQGGATSGVSGHSALSKSSCFTSPTVTRSFSDLLLALEDKLGQMSSEHQELLKQIQETQDFQAREDLKQELDCLVKQMESKRKQISKLKKHQATVQKLKRKTEKLKQGATHVKLKGGEQKETKEVAVTVKESMSKPCPGQKSRSSLQLLKAVRKLQLSLKKDDII; this is encoded by the exons ATGAgcactccagctgcagcaaggcaAGAG GCTATGGATTTTGAATCAAAGAACAGTTTCATAGGAAGCTTTCTTCAGCCACCAGATCAGATGCTTCCTGCAGCCTTTGTTTATACAGAATCAAAGAagttggcagctgctgctggtgacagGCCTTCTCTCCCAAATAACCAAG CTGTAGTGGCAGCCCTGAAAACTCTGCAAGAAAAAATCCACCGTCTAGAGCTGGAGAAGTCACAGGCTGAAGATAACCTGTGCAGcctctccagagcagctgctcagtACAAGAAGGTCTTAGAGCAGGGATCCTACGAGAAGAACACAGCCCATCAAGAGCTGATGCAACAGAGGAAAG ATGCAAGTGTGCAGTTAAGTGCAGCACAATCCCGCTGCTCCCTGCTGGAGAAACAGCTGGATTACATGAGAAAAATGGTTTGTACTgcagaactggaaaagaaaatgattttaCAACAACAG CTTCAGAAAGAGGAAGATCAGAACCGGTTGGAACTGCATGCAAAACTTGAAAAGCTTGAAGTGCTAGAAAAAGAATGTCTTAAACTTACTGCTACTCAGAGAATTGCCGAA CTTCAAAATGGATTTGATATAAACAGAATTTTGATGTCTTCAGTAACATCTCAATGTGaacctgaaaaggaaaatgggaagaacaaaaaaccTAGGAAG AGAAATCCTACAATGaagaaaattcagctttcaCAATTACATGTAAAGGCTGGTGAACTACCTTTTGTGGCTGGGAAG TCTGTCAGCTCCAGCCATTCTGTCAGTGCAAATGTACAAAGTGTGTTGCATATTATGAAGCATCGCAATCCATGTATCTCGTCACGAAGACAAGGAGGAGCTACGTCTGGGGTTTCAGGACACAGTGCACTTTCAAAATCCTCTTGTTTCACATCACCCACTGTCACCAGGAGCTTTTCAGACCTTCTGTTGGCCTTAGAAGACAAGCTGGGCCAAATGAGCTC TGAGCATCAAGAACTTCTGAAGCAGATACAGGAGACTCAAGACTTCCAAGCTCGTGAAGACCTGAAACAGGAGCTGGATTGCCTTGTAAAACAAATggagagcaaaagaaaacaaatatccAAGCTGAAAAAGCATCAGGCTACT gtgcagaaattaaagagaaaaactgagaaattgAAGCAAGGGGCAACTCACGTCAAACTAAAGGGTGgtgaacaaaaggaaacaaaggaggTTGCAGTCACTGTAAAAGAAAGTATGTCTAAACCTTGTCCTgggcagaaaagcagaagctcTCTTCAGCTGCTAAAAGCTGTGAGGAAACTTCAGTTATCTCTGAAAAAAGATGATATCATCTGA
- the CEP57L1 gene encoding centrosomal protein CEP57L1 isoform X1 — translation MSTPAAARQEAMDFESKNSFIGSFLQPPDQMLPAAFVYTESKKLAAAAGDRPSLPNNQAVVAALKTLQEKIHRLELEKSQAEDNLCSLSRAAAQYKKVLEQGSYEKNTAHQELMQQRKDASVQLSAAQSRCSLLEKQLDYMRKMVCTAELEKKMILQQQLQKEEDQNRLELHAKLEKLEVLEKECLKLTATQRIAEDKIKHLEEKLCKEEHQHKLIQDKTAQLQNGFDINRILMSSVTSQCEPEKENGKNKKPRKRNPTMKKIQLSQLHVKAGELPFVAGKSVSSSHSVSANVQSVLHIMKHRNPCISSRRQGGATSGVSGHSALSKSSCFTSPTVTRSFSDLLLALEDKLGQMSSEHQELLKQIQETQDFQAREDLKQELDCLVKQMESKRKQISKLKKHQATVQKLKRKTEKLKQGATHVKLKGGEQKETKEVAVTVKESMSKPCPGQKSRSSLQLLKAVRKLQLSLKKDDII, via the exons ATGAgcactccagctgcagcaaggcaAGAG GCTATGGATTTTGAATCAAAGAACAGTTTCATAGGAAGCTTTCTTCAGCCACCAGATCAGATGCTTCCTGCAGCCTTTGTTTATACAGAATCAAAGAagttggcagctgctgctggtgacagGCCTTCTCTCCCAAATAACCAAG CTGTAGTGGCAGCCCTGAAAACTCTGCAAGAAAAAATCCACCGTCTAGAGCTGGAGAAGTCACAGGCTGAAGATAACCTGTGCAGcctctccagagcagctgctcagtACAAGAAGGTCTTAGAGCAGGGATCCTACGAGAAGAACACAGCCCATCAAGAGCTGATGCAACAGAGGAAAG ATGCAAGTGTGCAGTTAAGTGCAGCACAATCCCGCTGCTCCCTGCTGGAGAAACAGCTGGATTACATGAGAAAAATGGTTTGTACTgcagaactggaaaagaaaatgattttaCAACAACAG CTTCAGAAAGAGGAAGATCAGAACCGGTTGGAACTGCATGCAAAACTTGAAAAGCTTGAAGTGCTAGAAAAAGAATGTCTTAAACTTACTGCTACTCAGAGAATTGCCGAA GACAAGATCAAACACTTAGAAGAAAAGCTTTGTAAAGAAGAGCATCAGCATAAGCTAATACAAGATAAAACTGCTCAG CTTCAAAATGGATTTGATATAAACAGAATTTTGATGTCTTCAGTAACATCTCAATGTGaacctgaaaaggaaaatgggaagaacaaaaaaccTAGGAAG AGAAATCCTACAATGaagaaaattcagctttcaCAATTACATGTAAAGGCTGGTGAACTACCTTTTGTGGCTGGGAAG TCTGTCAGCTCCAGCCATTCTGTCAGTGCAAATGTACAAAGTGTGTTGCATATTATGAAGCATCGCAATCCATGTATCTCGTCACGAAGACAAGGAGGAGCTACGTCTGGGGTTTCAGGACACAGTGCACTTTCAAAATCCTCTTGTTTCACATCACCCACTGTCACCAGGAGCTTTTCAGACCTTCTGTTGGCCTTAGAAGACAAGCTGGGCCAAATGAGCTC TGAGCATCAAGAACTTCTGAAGCAGATACAGGAGACTCAAGACTTCCAAGCTCGTGAAGACCTGAAACAGGAGCTGGATTGCCTTGTAAAACAAATggagagcaaaagaaaacaaatatccAAGCTGAAAAAGCATCAGGCTACT gtgcagaaattaaagagaaaaactgagaaattgAAGCAAGGGGCAACTCACGTCAAACTAAAGGGTGgtgaacaaaaggaaacaaaggaggTTGCAGTCACTGTAAAAGAAAGTATGTCTAAACCTTGTCCTgggcagaaaagcagaagctcTCTTCAGCTGCTAAAAGCTGTGAGGAAACTTCAGTTATCTCTGAAAAAAGATGATATCATCTGA